From the genome of Paracidovorax avenae:
ACTACGGCCATCTCGGCGGAGCTGCGCATCAGCCCGGGCAACCTTTACTACCACTATCCAGCCAAGGATGAGCTGGTCACGGCACTTTATGCGCGCTATGAAGCAGAGTTATCCGAACTGCTGGAGTCGGCCGCCGGGGTGCGCGACGTGGAGGATGCCCGGCTGTTGCTGCATGCGGTGCTCGAGCGCATCTGGCAGTACCGGTTCCTCTACCGGGACCTCAACGACCTGATGTCGCGCAACCGGCATGTGGAGACGCATTTCCGGGAACTGCTGGCACGCAAGGCCGGCGCCGTGCGTGCCATGCTGCGGGGCATGGAGCAGGCGGGATCGCTGCGGTTCGGCCCGAGGGAACTCGACACCGTGGCCGACAATCTCATGGTCGCCGTCACGTACTGGCTGAGCTTCGAATACGTCCGAGATCCGCGGCACGCGCTGGAGCCCTCCAATGCACAAACCATGCTGCTGCGCGGGGCGCAGCATGTGCTGGGACTGCTGGGGCCCTACCTCGTCGACGACCAGCGCCTGCATCTCCAGGCCCTGGACGACAGCCACGAGCCGGCCGATGCCACCTGATGCGCCCCCTTTTTCCGGACGAACGCAGGACATACCATGCCATGGACCCCCTTCCCCCATGCCGGCGAGTACGCCTTCACGACCGGCGACGTGCTGCGCGAATGGGAACGGCTGCACCGGGGCGATGCGGAGCCCGTACCGCGGGACCCAGCGGCGCTCGAGGCCTGGACACTGTTCCACTGCGGAAACTTCGAGGA
Proteins encoded in this window:
- a CDS encoding TetR/AcrR family transcriptional regulator, whose amino-acid sequence is MAKKAPRRTAERILETTLELFNRFGEPNVSTTAISAELRISPGNLYYHYPAKDELVTALYARYEAELSELLESAAGVRDVEDARLLLHAVLERIWQYRFLYRDLNDLMSRNRHVETHFRELLARKAGAVRAMLRGMEQAGSLRFGPRELDTVADNLMVAVTYWLSFEYVRDPRHALEPSNAQTMLLRGAQHVLGLLGPYLVDDQRLHLQALDDSHEPADAT